The following coding sequences lie in one Haematobia irritans isolate KBUSLIRL chromosome 3, ASM5000362v1, whole genome shotgun sequence genomic window:
- the LOC142229033 gene encoding putative peptidoglycan muropeptide transporter SLC46 codes for MVASNEPSKAVNANTKLPDHKPTTTAPLTWREKMQKVIANITVEPIVAAYIMPSVLSNLATQNLNLEKACRVNMEYGEEICDALTRRETANYTMEEETIQKMVAHMVAWKTVIQSLFPCLLILFWGSWSDRHHRRKPCILIPIVGEFLGTVGLILCVYFKKTPMEVAGLTEAIFPSLSGGWFVMLMGVFSYIADITTEEERTLRIGILNVCFSVGVPIGTALSGVLLKKIGFYGVFSISASLYVVSLIYGIFFLPEPRPRCIQPEEKHKPRSLLADFFDKEHVVETFRVAFKKGENKRRARVILLMIVVMVVIGPIYGEMNVMYLFTRYRFNWNEVDFSVFNTFAVVTGLVGVLFCVGVLSHKLKIDDALIGVLSSTSKILSGFVYAFATLPWHMYVGAIVEIFNGTSFIAMRSMATKLVSKDELGKVNSLFGVAEALMPVVYAPMYSTLYAATIKVFPGAFYILGGAITILAVIIFLWMYDFQRKQLRKQKSLDSEATKNGIKEPISNISTIDAMALASEAKGHLNGIVSSVLHEHICDHSCRNGNSTCTQGNGTMSGFDNKAYMPDLVEGAGDTKSEHNTHL; via the exons ATGGTGGCCTCCAATGAGCCGTCCAAAGCTGTAAATGCCAACACAAAATTGCCAGATCATAAACCCACAACAACAGCTCCATTAACATGGCGAGAGAAAATGCAAAAAGTCATAGCCAATATAACTGTGGAACCCATCGTGGCGGCCTATATTATGCCAAGTGTATTATCCAACTTGGCTACACAAAACTTAAATCTGGAAAAGGCATGTCGTGTGAATATGGAATATGGTGAAGAAATCTGTGATGCATTGACCCGTAGAGAAACAGCCAATTATACGAT GGAAGAAGAAACCATTCAGAAAATGGTTGCCCACATGGTAGCCTGGAAAACTGTGATACAATCTTTGTTTCCCTGCCTGTTGATATTATTTTGGGGCTCTTGGAGTGATCGACATCATAGACGAAAACCTTGTATCCTAATACCCATTGTGGGAGAGTTTCTCGGGACGGTGGGTCTAATACTCTGTGTTTACTTCAAGAAAACACCCATGGAGGTTGCTGGTCTAACTGAGGCCATATTTCCCTCGCTAAGTGGTGGCTGGTTTGTAATGCTGATGGGAGTATTCAGTTACATAGCCGATATAACAACGGAAGAAGAACGTACCTTACGTATTGGAATACTAAATGTATGCTTCTCAGTGGGTGTGCCCATAGGTACCGCTTTAAGTGGGGTACTATTGAA gaaaattggCTTTTATGGTGTCTTCTCCATTTCGGCTAGTTTATATGTTGTGTCCTTGATTTATGGTATCTTCTTTTTACCGGAGCCACGTCCTCGTTGCATTCAGCCTGAGGAGAAACATAAGCCCCGTAGTTTATTGGCCGATTTCTTTGATAAGGAACATGTCGTTGAGACATTCCGTGTTGCCTTTAAAAAAGGAGAGAATAAGAGAAGGGCTCGAGTCATACTTCTTATGATTGTTGTTATGGTCGTCATTGGTCCTATTTATG gtGAAATGAATGTTATGTATCTGTTTACTCGTTACCGTTTCAATTGGAATGAAGTTGACTTCAGTGTCTTCAATACCTTTGCTGTGGTCACGGGTTTAGTGG GTGTCCTCTTTTGTGTTGGTGTCCTTTCACACAAGTTGAAAATTGATGATGCCCTCATTGGAGTTCTATCGAGTACTTCGAAAATTCTATCAGGATTTGTTTATGCCTTTGCCACATTGCCATGGCACATGTATGTGGGAGCCATAGTGGAAATATTCAATGGTACCTCATTCATTGCAATGAGATCGATGGCCACAAAATTAGTGTCCAAAGATGAATTGGGAAAAGTTAATTCATTATTTGGTGTGGCCGAGGCTTTGATGCCTGTCGTATATGCTCCAATGTATAGTACCCTGTATGCGGCCACAATTAAGGTATTTCCAGgagcattttatattttgggagGAGCAATTACCATATTGGCGGTCATTATATTTTT atGGATGTATGATTTCCAACGCAAACAATTACGTAAACAAAAATCTTTAGATTCGGAGGCTACGAAGAATGGCATCAAAGAGCCAATCTCTAATATTAGCACCATTGATGCCATGGCCTTGGCATCTGAGGCCAAAGGACATCTAAATGGTATCGTTAGCAGTGTCCTACATGAGCACATCTGTGATCACAGTTGCCGCAATGGCAACAGTACCTGTACGCAGGGTAATGGAACCATGAGCGGTTTCGATAATAAAGCCTATATGCCTGATTTGGTTGAGGGTGCTGGTGATACAAAATCTGAACATAATACGCATTTATAA